In Gossypium raimondii isolate GPD5lz chromosome 12, ASM2569854v1, whole genome shotgun sequence, a single window of DNA contains:
- the LOC105763621 gene encoding glycerol-3-phosphate acyltransferase 1 — MVFPVVFLKLADWVLYQLLANSCYRAARKVRNYGFFLRNQIPRSSSQQQATSLFPSASHCDVGNNIRSSQTLVCDIHGVLLRAKTFFPYFMLLSFEAGGILRAFLLLLSCSFLWVLDYELKLRVMIFISFCGLRKKDVESVGRAVLPKFYLENLNLQAYEVWSKTSSRVVFTSIPRAMVEGFLKEYMAVDDVVGTELHTVGNRFTGLLSSSGLLVKHKALKAYFGDKKPDVGLGSSSLHDHHFISLCKEAYVVHKEDGRNNQSCLMPRDKYPKPLIFHDGRLAFLPTPFATLCMFLWLPFGIVLAIFRILVGICLPYRLAIFWGSLSGVQLTFQGCFPSSNSEQKKGVLYVCTHRTLLDPVFLSTALCKPLTAVTYSLSKMSEIIAPIKTVRLTRDRKQDGETMKKLLSEGDLVVCPEGTTCREPYLLRFSSLFAELADEIVPVAMNAHVSMFYGTTASGLKWLDPIFFLMNPRPSYHVQILGKVPPEFTCAGGRSSFEVANYIQRKLADALGFECTTFTRRDKYLMLAGNEGIVRENKRN; from the exons ATGGTTTTTCCTGTGGTATTTTTGAAGCTAGCGGACTGGGTCTTGTACCAGCTGCTGGCTAACTCATGTTATAGAGCCGCCAGGAAGGTGAGAAACTATGGGTTCTTTCTAAGGAACCAAATTCCTAGGTCGTCATCACAGCAGCAAGCTACTTCTTTGTTCCCTAGTGCTTCCCACTGTGATGTAGGCAATAATATTAGAAGCTCTCAAACACTGGTTTGTGATATTCATGGAGTCTTATTAAGAGCAAAAACCTTTTTCCCTTACTTCATGCTACTTTCTTTTGAAGCTGGAGGCATTTTGAGAGCCTTTCTGTTGCTTTTATCGTGCTCGTTTTTGTGGGTTTTGGACTATGAACTCAAATTGAGGGTAATGATTTTTATATCCTTCTGCGGGCTTAGGAAGAAGGACGTTGAGAGCGTTGGCAGGGCTGTTTTGCCAAAGTTTTATCTTGAGAACCTTAATCTCCAAGCTTATGAAGTTTGGTCTAAAACAAGTTCAAGGGTTGTGTTTACAAGTATACCTAGAGCTATGGTGGAAGGATTTCTCAAAGAATACATGGCCGTCGATGATGTTGTAGGCACTGAATTGCACACTGTTGGGAACCGATTCACAGGCTTGTTATCCAGCTCCGGTTTGCTGGTAAAGCACAAAGCTTTAAAGGCATACTTTGGTGATAAAAAGCCAGATGTTGGCCTCGGAAGTTCAAGCCTCCATGACCATCACTTTATCTCCCTTTGCAAG GAAGCCTATGTGGTGCACAAGGAAGATGGTAGAAACAATCAAAGTTGTTTGATGCCAAGGGACAAGTACCCGAAGCCACTTATATTTCATGATGGGAGACTAGCTTTCTTGCCAACACCATTTGCAACACTTTGCATGTTCTTGTGGCTTCCATTTGGGATAGTTCTCGCTATATTTAGGATTCTGGTTGGTATCTGCCTGCCTTACAGGTTAGCTATTTTCTGGGGTTCTCTGAGTGGAGTACAGCTAACTTTCCAAGGCTGCTTTCCTTCATCCAATTCAGAACAGAAAAAAGGTGTTCTATATGTCTGTACCCATCGAACTCTTTTAGACCCAGTTTTCCTTAGCACAGCATTGTGCAAGCCTTTGACAGCCGTGACCTACAGCTTGAGCAAAATGTCTGAAATAATAGCTCCCATCAAGACAGTTAGGTTAACCAGGGACCGGAAGCAAGATGGAGAAACCATGAAAAAGTTGCTGAGTGAAGGTGATTTAGTGGTGTGTCCTGAAGGAACTACATGCAGAGAGCCTTATTTGTTAAGGTTTAGCTCATTGTTTGCTGAACTAGCTGATGAGATAGTTCCAGTAGCCATGAACGCTCATGTAAGTATGTTTTATGGAACAACTGCAAGTGGGTTGAAATGGTTGGATCCCATTTTCTTCCTGATGAACCCTAGACCTAGCTACCATGTTCAAATCCTTGGAAAGGTGCCCCCAGAGTTTACATGTGCCGGGGGCAGATCTAGCTTTGAAGTGGCAAATTATATTCAGAGAAAGCTGGCCGATGCACTGGGATTTGAGTGTACTACCTTTACTAGGAGAGACAAGTACTTGATGTTAGCAGGTAATGAAGGGATTGTCCgtgaaaataagagaaattga